Genomic DNA from Enterococcus saccharolyticus subsp. saccharolyticus:
GTATGTTGGATTAAGCTTCTATTTTTTGTGAGATAACGCCAATTTGCTTTTAATTTAAAGTAGGCTTCTTTATTTTTCGTCACAGCGATTCGCTTCATTTCTTTAACTCTAAAATCCTGAAAGGATTTATTTAAATGTTTTATGATGTGAAATCGATCGATGACTACTTTCGCATTTGGAAAGACACGTTTCGTTAATTGGTCGTAAGCTGCATTCATATCCGTTACGAGATAACGGACATTCATTCGAGAAGGATTTTCCATAAAATAGTGTGTTAATTTGTTTAATTTCCTCTTTGGTAAAATATCCACGAGTTTTCCCGTTTCCCCATCTGCACAAATAAAACTCATTTTATCTTCTAAAGAAGCGTGAGAACGAAATTCATCCACCATTAATACACTAGGCAAACTAGATGTGTTAGGATTTGGAATATAAGTGCGTAATCCTTTCAGGATTCGAATCACTGTGGTGATAGAAACATGACAAAGTTTAGCAATCAACGTAAGTGAGCATTTTTCTTTTAATAAATCGATAACTTTGAATTTTACATGATAGCCAATCGAACAACGTTTTTCAACTAAAGAACTTTGGGCAGTCCAGTTACTTGAACATTCTTTACACTTGTATCGCTGTTTAAATATCTTGATAATTGTTGGAAGATGATTGTATTGATCTAATCGTACACGTACACATTTTTTTCCATTCTTCACAATTGAAAGCTTTCCGAACTGATTTTGAGCTGTACATCCACAATTTGGACAGCTCTTTTGATAAGGAGAACAAGTAGCCTCAATGACGATTGTTTGTCTATTTTTGATAGTTTCGTAAGAAACATGGATAATTTTTAAAGAAGGGTCTGTAATTCTTAGCATTTTTTTGATATGATTATTCATAAGACATACTCCTTTCTCTTGTTTATTTTGTAGTGATTTAATCATACAGGAAGTGGGTATGTTTTTTAATACCTAAAATTACAAATGGACTGATGAATTGAATTCAATTCATCAGTCCATTAAATTATAGAGCCTAAATAGATAAGTAGGAACTTTTTTATTAACCGCGTAAATCATCTAAAAATTCAGTTTTTGATAATGTTTTATCGTCTTTCATTTTAATGATTTTGGCTGGAGAACCAGCGACAACTGCGTTTGCTGGAACATCTTGGGTAACGACAGCACCAGCTGCTACAACAGCACCTTCACCAATGCGTACACCTTCTAAAACAACAGCATTGGCACCGATTAAGACGTTATCTTCTACAACAACAGGACTTGCTGAAGGTGGTTCTAAAACGCCTGCCAAGACAGCACCGGCTCCAATGTGTGCGCGTTTGCCAACTGTTGCACGAGCGCCTAAAATAGCACCCATATCAATCATTGTTTCTTCGCCAACGACAGCGCCGATATTGATCACGGCACCCATCATCACGACTGCATTTTTATTAATGATTGCTTGGTCACGGATAAATGCACCTGGTTCAATACGTGCATCTACTTTCGTTACATCTAACATTGGGACGGCAGAATTGCGACGATCATTTTCTAAATAATAGTCGTTAATAACGGCTTTATTTGCTTCTAAAAATGCGTCGATGTCTACTGCATCACCGATTGCAACATTTCCAAAAATTTTAACACGATCGCTCGTTACATTTGTTAAATCACCATTGATGTAAGCTTTAACAGGTGTTTGTTTGGTCGCATCTTTGATATATTTTGCTAATTGATACGGATCTGAAAATTGTAATTCTGACATAAGTTCTCCTTTTCTGACCTTTTTTAGTCAATTAGGCATAGTTATAAAAAGAATCAAGAGTTACTCGTTTTATAAATATGTCTAATTATTTTTCTACACAATAAATAAAAATTGA
This window encodes:
- a CDS encoding ISL3 family transposase; this encodes MNNHIKKMLRITDPSLKIIHVSYETIKNRQTIVIEATCSPYQKSCPNCGCTAQNQFGKLSIVKNGKKCVRVRLDQYNHLPTIIKIFKQRYKCKECSSNWTAQSSLVEKRCSIGYHVKFKVIDLLKEKCSLTLIAKLCHVSITTVIRILKGLRTYIPNPNTSSLPSVLMVDEFRSHASLEDKMSFICADGETGKLVDILPKRKLNKLTHYFMENPSRMNVRYLVTDMNAAYDQLTKRVFPNAKVVIDRFHIIKHLNKSFQDFRVKEMKRIAVTKNKEAYFKLKANWRYLTKNRSLIQHTEYKTWRSFRAPKYQYLTEAMMIDRLLNYSPALKETYECFHNISDALREKEPDLFFTLINELPEHLDESFRKKLQGLTKYEEGIRNAMVYPYSNGKIEAKNTHIKTLKRVSYGFKSFDNMRTRIFMMNQLIIVK
- the dapD gene encoding 2,3,4,5-tetrahydropyridine-2,6-dicarboxylate N-acetyltransferase, whose amino-acid sequence is MSELQFSDPYQLAKYIKDATKQTPVKAYINGDLTNVTSDRVKIFGNVAIGDAVDIDAFLEANKAVINDYYLENDRRNSAVPMLDVTKVDARIEPGAFIRDQAIINKNAVVMMGAVINIGAVVGEETMIDMGAILGARATVGKRAHIGAGAVLAGVLEPPSASPVVVEDNVLIGANAVVLEGVRIGEGAVVAAGAVVTQDVPANAVVAGSPAKIIKMKDDKTLSKTEFLDDLRG